One part of the Mycolicibacterium aromaticivorans JS19b1 = JCM 16368 genome encodes these proteins:
- a CDS encoding VOC family protein, whose translation MTDQTPVQIAWVTRDLDATEAALTTLLGARKWIRMPDVHFGPDTCEHRGRPADYHADISLSYAGDTQLELIAPTRGESIYTEFLDHGGPGLHHICVEVPDTDAFDAALTGGGPSAEVVARGVMPGGMRFAYLSAAAAGVPYLEVAYIPDEIRTFFDYVKQEQQ comes from the coding sequence ATGACCGACCAGACACCTGTCCAGATCGCGTGGGTGACCCGCGACCTGGACGCCACCGAGGCGGCGCTGACCACGCTGCTCGGGGCCAGGAAATGGATCCGCATGCCCGATGTGCACTTCGGGCCGGACACCTGCGAACACCGCGGCCGCCCCGCCGACTACCACGCCGACATCTCGTTGAGCTACGCCGGTGACACCCAGCTGGAACTCATCGCACCGACGCGCGGCGAGAGCATCTACACCGAGTTCCTGGACCACGGCGGCCCCGGGCTGCACCACATCTGCGTGGAGGTCCCCGATACCGACGCGTTCGACGCCGCGCTGACCGGCGGTGGCCCGTCGGCGGAGGTCGTCGCCCGCGGTGTGATGCCCGGCGGCATGCGGTTCGCATACCTGTCCGCCGCCGCGGCCGGCGTCCCGTACCTCGAAGTCGCCTACATCCCCGACGAGATCCGCACGTTCTTCGACTATGTGAAACAGGAGCAGCAATGA
- a CDS encoding FAD-binding protein, whose translation MSGLDIPTTVPASDVTDWSDDVDVVVIGFGIGGGCAAVSAAAAGARVLVLERAAVAGGTTSMAGGHFYLGGGTAVQQATGHTDSVEEMYKYLVAVSREPELDKIRAYCEGSVEHFNWLEELGIAFERSYYPEKAVIQPNTEGLMFTGNEKVWPYKNMAVPAPRGHKVPVPGDTQGAAMVIDLLLKRAAELGVQIRYETGATNLVVDDEAVVGVSWKKFTETGAIRARAVVIAAGGFVMNPEMVATLTPKLAEKPFVLGNTYDDGLGIRLGESAGGATKHMDQIFITAPVYPPSILLTGIIVNKEGKRFVTEDSYHSRTSGFVMDQPDSAAYLIVDEAHMQRPEIPLITFIDGWETVEEMEAALGIPTGNLVETLNNYNEHAAKGEDPEFHKQPEFLAPQDKGPWGAFDLTLGKAMYSGFTVGGLATDVDGEVLRADGSVIPGLYAAGACASNIAQDGKGYASGTQLGEGSFFGRRAGTHAAKVAAESASAAD comes from the coding sequence ATGAGTGGCCTGGACATTCCCACGACCGTCCCCGCCTCGGATGTGACCGACTGGTCCGACGACGTCGACGTCGTGGTGATCGGCTTCGGCATCGGCGGCGGGTGTGCGGCAGTCAGCGCCGCAGCCGCCGGCGCGCGGGTGCTGGTGCTCGAGCGCGCCGCCGTCGCCGGCGGCACCACCTCGATGGCCGGCGGTCACTTCTACCTCGGTGGCGGAACCGCCGTCCAGCAGGCCACCGGGCATACCGACAGTGTTGAGGAGATGTACAAGTACCTCGTCGCGGTGTCGCGCGAGCCCGAACTCGACAAGATCCGCGCCTACTGCGAAGGCAGCGTCGAACATTTCAACTGGCTCGAGGAGCTGGGGATCGCGTTCGAGCGCAGCTACTACCCGGAGAAGGCGGTGATCCAGCCCAACACCGAGGGGCTGATGTTCACCGGTAACGAGAAGGTGTGGCCGTACAAGAACATGGCGGTACCCGCCCCGCGTGGCCACAAGGTCCCGGTTCCCGGTGACACCCAGGGCGCGGCGATGGTGATCGACCTGCTGCTCAAGCGGGCAGCCGAGCTGGGTGTGCAGATCCGTTACGAAACGGGCGCAACGAATCTCGTCGTCGACGACGAGGCAGTCGTGGGCGTGTCGTGGAAGAAGTTCACCGAGACCGGAGCGATCCGGGCCAGGGCGGTGGTGATCGCCGCGGGTGGTTTCGTGATGAATCCCGAGATGGTCGCCACGCTCACGCCGAAGCTCGCCGAGAAGCCGTTCGTGCTCGGCAACACCTACGACGACGGCCTCGGTATCCGCCTCGGCGAATCGGCGGGCGGGGCCACCAAGCACATGGACCAGATCTTCATCACCGCGCCCGTCTACCCCCCGTCGATCCTGCTGACCGGAATCATCGTCAACAAGGAGGGCAAGCGGTTCGTCACCGAAGACTCCTACCATTCGCGCACTTCGGGTTTCGTGATGGACCAGCCCGACAGCGCGGCGTACCTGATCGTCGACGAGGCGCACATGCAGCGCCCGGAGATCCCGCTGATCACCTTCATCGACGGCTGGGAGACGGTCGAGGAGATGGAGGCCGCGCTCGGTATCCCGACGGGCAACCTCGTCGAAACGCTGAACAACTACAACGAACACGCCGCCAAGGGTGAGGATCCGGAGTTCCACAAGCAGCCGGAATTCCTTGCGCCACAGGACAAGGGGCCGTGGGGAGCCTTCGATCTGACGCTGGGCAAGGCGATGTACTCCGGCTTCACCGTCGGCGGTCTGGCCACCGATGTCGACGGCGAGGTATTGCGCGCCGACGGCAGCGTGATTCCGGGCCTGTACGCGGCGGGCGCGTGCGCGTCAAACATCGCCCAGGACGGCAAGGGCTACGCCAGCGGCACCCAGCTGGGGGAGGGCTCCTTCTTCGGGCGACGTGCCGGAACGCACGCTGCCAAGGTTGCCGCCGAAAGTGCCAGCGCCGCAGACTAA